A window of Vespa velutina chromosome 15, iVesVel2.1, whole genome shotgun sequence contains these coding sequences:
- the LOC124954291 gene encoding zinc carboxypeptidase-like, with amino-acid sequence MTMRITTMNRLYVFLFLASISASEKVRYDGHKLYKVHVDNYDNLNALTNMQEDEGYNFWNLPRMNDSSLIVVAPKRIDEFEKIVNSNKMSATLMMDDLQRYIDEENPNVDGRGTFDWTAYYRLDVIYQWMESLAQEHSKIVKIVNGGVSTLGRPIKGLMLRFNPNQNTSIFLESGIHAREWISVATTTYVANELIFNEDPAIRTLAESYIWYIFPIFNPDGYEYSHTTNRLWRKNLKRYALRCKGVDLNRNWESHWAEIGTSSNPCAETYPGPEAFSEIESKSMSSFLKSIPEKLTAYLAFHSFSQLLLIPFGHSNERIDNYDDLMEIGKFSVKALSKRYGIDYTVGNVVDVIYPAAGSSMDWVRAAIGPRITYTYELRDKGRYGFLLPANQIIPTGEETMDSLIGMFQKALDLGYGSRP; translated from the exons ATGACGATGAGGATAACGACGATGAACCGATTatacgttttcctttttctcgcgAGTATCTCTGCATCGGAAAAGGTACGTTACGACGGTCATAAACTCTACAAGGTTCATgttgataattacgataatttgaATGCCTTAACGAACATGCAAGAAGACGAGGGTTATAATTTTTGGAATTTACCGAGGATGAATGATTCCTCGTTAATCGTCGTTGCTCCAAAAAGGATCGATGAGTTTGAAAAGATCGTTAACAGTAACAAAATGTCCGCCACGTTAATGATGGACGATCTTCAACGTTATATCGACGAAGAGAATCCGAATGTCGATGGGAGAGGCACTTTTGATTGGACAGCTTATTATAGGCTCGACGtg ATATATCAATGGATGGAAAGTCTCGCTCAGGAACATTCtaaaatcgttaaaattgtGAACGGTGGAGTCAGTACCCTTGGGAGGCCCATAAAAGGTTTAATGCTTCGTTTTAATCCTAATCAAAATACGTCGATCTTCTTGGAAAGTGGTATTCACGCGAGGGAATGGATATCGGTAGCCACAACTACATACGTGGCAAACGAATTGATATTCAACGAAGATCCTGCTATTAGGACTTTGGCGGAGTCCTATATTTGGTATATATTCCCAATTTTCAATCCAGATGGCTACGAATATTCGCATACTACG aaTCGATTGTGGAGGAAGAATTTGAAACGATACGCACTGAGATGTAAAGGCGTCGATCTCAATCGAAATTGGGAATCTCATTGGGCAG AAATAGGAACAAGTTCTAATCCCTGCGCTGAAACATATCCAGGACCCGAAGCATTCTCTGAAATCGAATCGAAGTCGATGTCAAGTTTTCTGAAAAGTATACCGGAAAAATTGACGGCTTATCTAGCCTTCCATAGTTTCAGCCAATTGTTGCTTATACCGTTCGGTCATAGCAACGAAAGAATCGACAATTACGACGATCTTATGGAAATAGGAAAGTTCTCCGTCAAGGCTCTATCCAAGAGATACGGTATCGATTACACCGTTGGAAACGTAGTCGATGTTATTT ATCCAGCAGCTGGTAGTTCGATGGATTGGGTTCGTGCCGCGATTGGTCCTCGTATAACTTACACGTACGAGCTTCGTGATAAAGGCCGATACGGTTTTTTGTTACCAGCTAATCAAATCATTCCTACGGGAGAGGAAACGATGGATTCTTTGATCGGCATGTTTCAAAAAGCATTGGATCTTGGATACGGATCACGACCATAA
- the LOC124954292 gene encoding zinc carboxypeptidase-like: MYKLLILSLVALVAAQKASFENYQVFSVLPSTESQLEILNQIEDYDGFSLWKTSSTVNMTVDIMVAPNKLADFFDLMNVLGTTYKKFIDNVQDLIDSEMPKGQLASLDGFSLNTYHTIDEIYAHLDDLAEDYPDNVKVIIGGSSYEGRQIKGVKLSFGRNKSGIVIEGGIHAREWISPATVLYIIDRLLNSADPEISSLAKAHDWYIFPSVNPDGYAYTYTKNRLWRKTRKPYSFFCYGSDPNRNWGYRWNTGGSSSNPCSETYAGSSAFSEIETKSLSQYLQSISDKFFAFISFHSYSQLLLFPYGHTKEHLENYNDLLAVGKKSINALAKRYGTSYRTGNVAETIYVATGSSVDWIKGSLRKEIAYTYELRDTGKYGFLLPANQIIPTGEEIMDSLVAMFKEVAARGYK; encoded by the exons ATGTATAAACTCCTTATTCTGTCGTTGGTCGCCTTGGTGGCAGCCCAAAAGGCGTCCTTCGAAAATTACCAAGTCTTCAGTGTTCTTCCATCAACGGAATCACAATTGGAAATTCTTAATCAGATCGAGGATTACGATGGC tTCTCACTTTGGAAAACATCATCTACGGTGAACATGACTGTGGACATCATGGTAGCACCAAACAAGTTAGCAGATTTCTTCGATCTGATGAATGTTCTTGGTACAACCTACAAGAAATTCATCGATAACGTTCAAGACTTGATCGATTCCGAGATGCCGAAGGGACAATTAGCCAGTTTAGATGGCTTTAGCCTTAACACGTATCACACGATCGATGAAATTTACGCACATTTGGACGATCTCGCCGAAGATTATCCTGACAACGTCAAGGTCATTATAGGTGGATCAAGTTATGAGGGTCGTCAAATCAAAGGAGTGAAATTGAGTTTCGGCCGAAACAAATCTGGCATAGTAATTGAGGGTGGAATTCACGCGAGAGAGTGGATATCACCTGCCACCGTTTtgtatattatcgatcgtttgtTGAACAGTGCTGATCCAGAAATTAGTTCACTTGCCAAAGCACATGACTGGTATATCTTCCCGAGCGTCAATCCCGATGGTTATGCCTACACGTATACAAAG AATCGTTTGTGGAGAAAAACGCGCAAACCTTACTCGTTCTTCTGCTACGGTTCCGATCCAAACAGAAACTGGGGATACAGATGGAAca ccGGTGGCTCCAGTTCAAATCCTTGCTCGGAGACATACGCCGGAAGTTCCGCATTCTCGGAAATCGAAACAAAGAGTCTGTCCCAATACTTACAATCGATATCTGACAAGTTCTTCGCGTTCATCTCTTTTCATAGTTACTCGCAATTATTACTCTTCCCTTACGGTCACACGAAGGAACATCTTGAAAATTACAACGACTTG CTGGCGGTCGGTAAAAAGTCGATAAATGCGCTTGCTAAAAGGTATGGAACCTCTTATCGTACTGGAAATGTTGCCGAAACTATAT ACGTCGCTACCGGAAGTAGCGTAGATTGGATCAAAGGAAGTTTGCGCAAAGAAATCGCCTATACCTATGAATTGCGTGATACCGGAAAATACGGTTTTTTACTTCCGGCAAATCAAATCATTCCCACGGGAGAAGAAATTATGGACTCTTTGGTAGCTATGTTCAAAGAAGTGGCTGCACGAGGTTATAAATGA
- the LOC124954289 gene encoding 4-coumarate--CoA ligase 1-like, with protein MVVDKLINDTSNFITKDNILKGIEKPVSLEYTNIGKLLLDRMKAKPDFVGQIDVITEETYTFAEMFDRTVKCALWLRQEGIKANDVVAVCSSNIMDSFTPIFASFSLAAISTPWNTEMDIREARFFMKLSNPKVVFTEESLVDTLIEAAKLENHDIKIVVFGKTSNAIPFSKVLEDHKKSDVDNFECSPVDNVYDTAIIAYSSGTTGLPKGVQISHYACLYQAVFAENTKICNIRLWMTPYFWITGILLTLKSTINYYKRLLYPKFEEEMMCKIIEKYKVTWLLLSPSMANRIMKSGYLKKYDLSTIENIFITGGIFNAESQRTLKEYLINATITQLYGSTEMCNSMTVQKPYHKFESIGTVSKNVQVKIIDVETGNTLGPNKTGELLGKSLIMTKGYYNNPEATKEAIDADGWFHTGDLAYYDEKGQFFFVDRLKEMIKYRGYQVSPCEIENLLQTHPDVVETAVVGVPNLQDDEHPIAFVIKVPGSKVTERELQELVAKNMTERNHLRAGVIFLEKMPYTPSEKISRRELKAIAKRHLSIQ; from the exons atGGTGgtcgataaattaataaac GATACAtccaattttattacaaaagataatatattgaagGGCATAGAAAAACCTGTATCCTTGGAATATACAAACATCGGAAAGTTGTTGTTGGATCGAATGAAGGCTAAACCCGACTTTGTCGGTCAG ATTGATGTGATTACCGAGGAGACGTATACTTTTGCTGAAATGTTTGATCGTACTGTCAAATGTGCTCTATGGTTACGTCAGGAAGGAATCAAAGCTAATGACGTGGTCGCCGTTTGCAGTTCGAATATTATGGACAGTTTTACACCAATTTTTGCTAGTTTCAGTCTGGCAGCAATTTCTACTCCTTGGAACACTGAAATGGATATAA gAGAGGCACgttttttcatgaaattatCCAATCCAAAAGTCGTTTTTACGGAAGAAAGCTTGGTTGACACATTAATCGAGGCAGCGAAACTCGAGAATCACGATATCAAGATTGTTGTCTTTGGTAAGACTTCGAATGCTATTCCTTTTTCGAAGGTACTTGAGGATCATAAGAAATCCGACGTGGATAATTTTGAATGTAGTCCAGTCGATAACGTTTACGATACAGCGATAATCGCTTACTCATCCGGTACGACTGGACTTCCTAAAGGAGTACAAATTTCCCATTACGCTTGTTTGTATCAAGCTGTCTTTGccgaaaatacaaaaatttgtaatattcgaTTATGGATGACACCGTACTTTTGGATCACTGGTATATTGTTAACGTTGAAATCcacgattaattattacaaaaggCTCCTTTATCCTAAATTCGAAGAGGAGATGATGTGTAAAATCATAGAAAAGTATAAg GTGACATGGCTGCTTCTATCACCTAGCATGGCGAATAGAATAATGAAATCAGGATATCTTAAAAAGTACGACTTATCTACcattgaaaatatctttataactGGTGGTATATTTAACGCGGAAAGTCAAAGAACGCTTAAGGAATACTTGATTAATGCAACGATAACGCAACTGTACG gATCGACGGAAATGTGTAATTCTATGACGGTTCAAAAGCCATATCACAAATTCGAGTCGATTGGTACGGTATCTAAGAACGTTCAAGTAAAGATCATCGATGTAGAAACCGGAAATACATTGGGTCCAAATAAGACTGGTGAACTTTTAGGAAAATCGCTAATAATGACCAAgggttattataataatccaGAGGCGACGAAAGAGGCGATCGATGCTGatg GATGGTTTCATACCGGTGATCTCGCCTATTACGATGAGAAAGgccaatttttctttgttgatAGActgaaagaaatgataaagtaCAGAGGTTATCAAGTTTCGCCTTGCGAGATTGAGAATCTCTTGCAAACTCATCCCGACGTCGTCGAGACTGCGGTTGTGGGTGTTCCTAATCTGCAGGACGATGAGCATCCCATCGCTTTTGTTATCAAAGTTCCCGGTTCGAAG GTAACCGAACGAGAACTTCAAGAATTGGTGGCGAAAAATATGACTGAACGTAATCATCTACGGGCGGGTgtgatatttttagaaaaaatgcCTTATACACCCTCTGAAAAAATATCCAGAAGAGAGCTCAAAGCCATCGCTAAAAGACACTTATCtatacaataa